Genomic segment of Veillonella parvula DSM 2008:
TGAAAGAGGTAATCAGGCTAATGGTTGTCTTGATCGATTTTTCAAGTTGACCAAACATGGAACATCAGTAAAAACTGAGTTCTTTGCAGGTATTACAATGTTTATTGCATCCGTGTATATACTGGCGGTAATACCAAATTTACTATCTGTATCAGGAATGCCTCATGCTAGTGCCGTGGCGGCTGTAATTTTAACAACTGCTTTTGCAACTATGCTTATTGGCTTAGTAGCAAATGTTCCCGTTATCGTAGCCCCTGGCCTTGGCCTTAGTGCATTTTTTTCGTATACCATTTGTGGTGCCATGGGCCTTAGTTGGCAAACTGCATTAGGTGCCGTTTTTATTTCCGGTACAGTATTTGTTATTTTAACAGTTACCAAAGTTCTTAATAAAATTGTAGATGGTATTCCACAAGTACTGAAAACCTCTATTGGTGTAGGTATTGGTTTATTCGTTGCCTTCATTGGCTTTAAAAATGCTCATATTATCGTACCTAATAATGCTACCTTTGTAACGTTAGGTAATATGCAAGATCCAGCAGTATTATTGACTTTGTTAGGCTTATTTATTACTAGTATTTTGCTAGCAAAACAAGTTAAAGGCGGTTTGCTCATTGGCATGGCGTTCACTACAATCGCAGCAATGGGATTAGGTTTAACTAAGATGCCTACTACAAGCGCGGATATCTTTAACTTGATACCACCAGTTCCGGTTGATACATTCGCTCAGCTAGATGTAATGGGCGCTATTAAATATGGTATCTTTTCTATTATTTTTTCTATTACCATTGTAGATATGTTTGATAATATCGGTACATTAATTGGTGTAACGAGAAAAGCTAACTTGGTAGATGAAAATGGTAAGTTCGAAGGTTTGAACAAAGCATTGCTATGTACGTCTATTGGTGCTGCAGCAGGTGCCATTGTAGGTACTTCTACAGTGACTTCTTATATTGAAAGCGCGGCAGCCGTTGCCGACGGTGGTCGTACAGGTCTTACGGCAGTAGTAACTGGTCTGTTATACTTGGTATCCTTGTTCTTTGCACCATTGTTCTTATTGGTGCCCGTACAAGCGACAGCTCCTGTACTGATCACCATTGGCGTATTTATGATGAGTGAAGTAACACATATTGATTTCACGGATTTCACGGAAGCATTGCCAGCATTTTTAACAATTCTTCTTATGCCATTAACATTTAGTATTGCTCAAGGTTTATCCTTTGGCTTTGTTTCTTATACATTAATTAAATTGGCTACAGGTCGTCGTCACGATATTCATCCTATTATGTACATCATGACTGTGGCGTTCATCATTCACTTTGCTATTTAAATAGCATATACTATGAATCATATAGCATAGTCTATTAAAGGAAAATCTAGCGTAGTATATGGGTGCAGTACTTTATTGCTCTGATCACGCAAGGAGGTTATATGAATTCGACACTTATTTTAAAAGGAAATATTTTATATACACCAGATCCCTCGGCATTTGTATCCATTCAACAGGGTTATGTTATTGCTGTAGATGGTGTGGTTGTTCATTGTGGTGAAAGTATTCCTACAGTTTATACAGAATATGATGTTGTTGATTACGGTGATAATCTCATCATTCCTGGCTTTGTGGATACCCATGCGCATGCACCACAATATTGTAATCGTGGACTTGGTATGGATAAGGAACTTTTACCGTGGCTTGAGACTTATACATTTCCTGAAGAGGCAAAGTTTAGTGATCCAGATTATGCTCGCCTAGTTTATGGTGCCTTTGTTCACGACTTATGGTGCAATGGTACAACGAGAAGTATTTTGTTTGGTACAATCCATAAAGACAGCACATTGGTGTTGATGGAGCTTTTACAAAAAGCAGGATTGTCAGCTTATGTGGGCAAGGTAAACATGGACCGTAATAGTCCGGAATTTTTGATTGAAGAAACGAATCAATCCTTAGCTGATACTAAAGTATGGTTAGATGCGTCAGCTCAATTTGGACCTTTAGTAAAACCAATTATTACCCCTCGTTTTGTACCATCTTGTACAAGTGAACTCATGACAGGACTTGCTAAATTAGCGAAAGAATACGATGTTCCTGTTCAATCTCATTTGTCGGAAAATCACGGAGAAATTGATTGGGTTGCAGCTTTACATCCTGAGTCGTCAAACTATACAGATGTGTACTATGAACATCATTTGATGGGTACTGTGCCAACTGTAATGGCTCATTGCATTCATTTGAGCGATGTAGAAATGGATCGCATGGCTGAAACGCAGACCATGGTATCCCATTGTCCCTATTCAAATGTAAATCTTTCTAGCGGAATTGCACCGATTCGTAAGCTGATTGAGCGGAATATACCAATCGGTTTAGGCTCCGATATTTCTGGTGGACATATTGTATCGATGGCAAAGGTCCTTACTGAAGCTATTGGTTTATCCAAAATGAAATGGGCTGAAGTAGACTCAAACTATGCACCGCTCACCCTAAGTGAAGCCTTCTATATGTCTACAAAGGGTGGTGGACAATTCTTTGGTCACGTTGGAAGCTTTGAAAAAGGCTATGAATTAGATGCCCTTATCATTGATGATGCCTCATTGTTCGATCCAAATGAACGTTTTTTAGAAGAGCGCTTAGAGCGCTGGTTATACGTAGGGGATGATCGTCATATCATTGAACGCTATGTGGCTGGTCGCGTAGTTCCGAGTCCAAAAGGGTAAAGTTTATATCTTACAGAAAAGAATACTGATATATTTAAAGCAGCTAGTTTGTATATCCTTCAAACTAGCTGCTTTTCGCTGTATTTTTCAGAACCTGACCGAGGCGTCAGATAAACTTTGGACTATGAT
This window contains:
- a CDS encoding NCS2 family permease is translated as MSLMDYERGNQANGCLDRFFKLTKHGTSVKTEFFAGITMFIASVYILAVIPNLLSVSGMPHASAVAAVILTTAFATMLIGLVANVPVIVAPGLGLSAFFSYTICGAMGLSWQTALGAVFISGTVFVILTVTKVLNKIVDGIPQVLKTSIGVGIGLFVAFIGFKNAHIIVPNNATFVTLGNMQDPAVLLTLLGLFITSILLAKQVKGGLLIGMAFTTIAAMGLGLTKMPTTSADIFNLIPPVPVDTFAQLDVMGAIKYGIFSIIFSITIVDMFDNIGTLIGVTRKANLVDENGKFEGLNKALLCTSIGAAAGAIVGTSTVTSYIESAAAVADGGRTGLTAVVTGLLYLVSLFFAPLFLLVPVQATAPVLITIGVFMMSEVTHIDFTDFTEALPAFLTILLMPLTFSIAQGLSFGFVSYTLIKLATGRRHDIHPIMYIMTVAFIIHFAI
- the guaD gene encoding guanine deaminase; the encoded protein is MNSTLILKGNILYTPDPSAFVSIQQGYVIAVDGVVVHCGESIPTVYTEYDVVDYGDNLIIPGFVDTHAHAPQYCNRGLGMDKELLPWLETYTFPEEAKFSDPDYARLVYGAFVHDLWCNGTTRSILFGTIHKDSTLVLMELLQKAGLSAYVGKVNMDRNSPEFLIEETNQSLADTKVWLDASAQFGPLVKPIITPRFVPSCTSELMTGLAKLAKEYDVPVQSHLSENHGEIDWVAALHPESSNYTDVYYEHHLMGTVPTVMAHCIHLSDVEMDRMAETQTMVSHCPYSNVNLSSGIAPIRKLIERNIPIGLGSDISGGHIVSMAKVLTEAIGLSKMKWAEVDSNYAPLTLSEAFYMSTKGGGQFFGHVGSFEKGYELDALIIDDASLFDPNERFLEERLERWLYVGDDRHIIERYVAGRVVPSPKG